The following are encoded together in the Pyxidicoccus xibeiensis genome:
- a CDS encoding efflux RND transporter permease subunit, with the protein MFTDFFIRRPVFASVLSIIITLVGAISIPSLPVEQYPDLSLPVVQVSATYIGASAETVESAVTTVLERQLNGVQGMRYISSTSSNTGQSSITVTFEPGRDLDLAAVDVQNRVSTASAQLPAEVNALGITVNKSQTQLLMAFGLYDEANRYDRGFLSNYADVYIRDALLRVRGVGDVRIFGERRFAMRLWLDPTELARRGLAATDVVNALRAQNVQVGAGQVGQQPAPAGQTYQFTVRVLGQLTTAEQFGDIVVQRGQDGSLVRLKDVGRAELGAENYGQLLRFNGREAVGLGIFQLPGSNALEVRDGVVAELERLRATFPPGMTYERAFDTTAAVQASIEEVLVTLGEAILLVVLVVFVFLHGWRSVLVVATTLPVSLVGTFLFISAFGFSINTLTLFGLTLATGLVVDDAIIVIENVERTMEQDGVDAREATHRGMKQVAGALVAIALVLSAVFVPVSFFPGTTGIIYRQFALTLAFSISLSALVALTLSPALCALLLRPHEGQKWKVFRLFDRGLDRFRDAYGRLLVRLTGPLKWPVVAAFVVCLGATWLVYRTTPAGFIPGEDQGYLIVAVQGPEGTSLDYTRQVLIQAEDVLRKQPEVEDIFTVGGFSLLGTGANYGTLFVNLRPWEEREEREQSVAGLVERLRGPLLGIGGARVLPFEPPAIRGVGSVGGFEFVLEDQQGNRTLAELAQTTEALVARASQDPGLRGVFSSYTANTPLLDVEVDREKALALGVPLDAVFSTLQVYLGSQYVNDFTFASRVYRVYVQAAVPFRNEPQDINALYVKSATGQMVPLESLVRVRPITSAQNIQHYNLYRSAGLNGQAAPGSSTGQALEAMERVARQSLPAGYTFEWTGLSQEQKQAGGSVMLIFGLGVVFVFLVLAAQYESFALPTVILLGVPVAMLGALALQNLRGLQNDVFCQVGLVMLVGLSSKNAILIVEFAEQLRGEGRSVVDAAIHSAQTRLRPILMTSFAFLMGVVPLMLASGAGASARKSLGTTVFGGMLLSTFVNLIFIPVLYVVVEATRLRLRGRPAHTPPGDPTPPTGGPHATESG; encoded by the coding sequence ATGTTCACGGACTTCTTCATCCGCCGCCCCGTCTTCGCCAGCGTCCTCTCCATCATCATCACGCTGGTGGGGGCCATCTCCATCCCCTCGCTGCCCGTCGAGCAGTACCCGGACCTGTCGCTGCCGGTGGTGCAGGTGTCAGCCACGTACATCGGCGCGTCCGCGGAGACGGTGGAGAGCGCCGTCACCACCGTGCTGGAGCGGCAGCTCAACGGCGTGCAGGGGATGCGCTACATCTCCTCCACCAGCAGCAACACCGGGCAGAGCAGCATCACCGTCACCTTCGAGCCGGGGCGGGATTTGGACCTCGCCGCGGTGGACGTGCAGAACCGCGTCTCCACCGCGTCCGCGCAGCTGCCGGCCGAGGTCAACGCACTGGGCATCACCGTCAACAAGTCCCAGACGCAGCTGCTGATGGCCTTCGGCCTGTATGACGAGGCGAACCGCTATGACCGCGGCTTCCTCAGCAACTACGCGGACGTCTACATCCGCGACGCGCTGCTGCGCGTGAGGGGCGTGGGGGACGTGCGCATCTTCGGCGAGCGCCGCTTCGCCATGCGCCTGTGGCTGGACCCCACCGAGCTGGCACGCCGGGGCCTGGCCGCGACGGACGTGGTGAACGCGCTGCGCGCGCAGAACGTCCAGGTGGGCGCGGGCCAGGTGGGCCAGCAGCCCGCGCCCGCAGGCCAGACATACCAGTTCACCGTGCGTGTGCTGGGACAGCTCACCACCGCGGAGCAGTTCGGTGACATCGTCGTGCAGCGCGGGCAGGACGGCTCCTTGGTGCGACTGAAGGACGTGGGCCGCGCGGAGCTGGGGGCGGAGAACTACGGCCAACTCCTGCGCTTCAACGGCCGCGAGGCCGTGGGCCTGGGCATCTTCCAGCTCCCCGGCTCCAACGCCCTGGAGGTGCGCGACGGCGTCGTCGCCGAGCTGGAGCGGCTCCGGGCCACCTTCCCCCCGGGCATGACGTACGAGCGCGCCTTCGACACCACGGCGGCGGTGCAGGCGTCGATTGAAGAGGTGCTCGTCACGCTGGGCGAGGCCATCCTCCTGGTGGTGCTCGTGGTGTTCGTCTTCCTCCACGGCTGGCGCAGCGTGCTGGTGGTGGCCACGACGCTGCCTGTGTCGCTGGTGGGCACCTTCCTCTTCATCAGCGCGTTCGGCTTCTCCATCAACACGCTGACGCTGTTCGGCCTCACCCTGGCCACCGGCCTGGTGGTGGACGACGCCATCATCGTCATCGAGAACGTCGAGCGCACCATGGAGCAGGACGGCGTGGACGCTCGCGAGGCCACGCACCGGGGCATGAAGCAGGTGGCCGGCGCGCTGGTGGCCATTGCCCTGGTGCTGTCCGCCGTCTTCGTCCCCGTGTCCTTCTTCCCAGGCACCACGGGCATCATCTACCGGCAGTTCGCGCTCACCCTCGCCTTCTCCATCAGCCTCTCCGCGCTGGTGGCCCTCACGCTGTCCCCCGCCCTGTGCGCCCTCCTGCTGCGCCCCCACGAGGGCCAGAAGTGGAAGGTCTTCCGCCTGTTCGATAGGGGCCTGGACAGGTTCCGGGACGCGTACGGACGGCTGCTCGTCCGGCTCACCGGGCCGCTGAAGTGGCCGGTGGTGGCCGCCTTCGTCGTGTGTCTCGGAGCCACGTGGCTGGTGTACCGCACCACGCCCGCCGGCTTCATCCCGGGCGAGGACCAGGGCTACCTCATCGTCGCGGTGCAGGGCCCGGAGGGCACGTCCCTGGACTACACGCGCCAGGTGCTCATCCAGGCGGAGGACGTGCTGCGCAAGCAGCCGGAGGTGGAGGACATCTTCACCGTGGGCGGCTTCTCGCTGCTGGGCACCGGCGCCAACTACGGCACCCTCTTCGTCAACCTGCGCCCCTGGGAGGAGCGCGAGGAGCGCGAGCAGAGCGTGGCGGGACTCGTGGAGCGGCTGCGCGGCCCGCTGCTGGGCATTGGCGGCGCGCGGGTGCTGCCCTTCGAGCCTCCCGCCATCCGCGGCGTGGGCAGCGTGGGCGGCTTCGAGTTCGTCCTGGAGGACCAGCAGGGCAACCGCACCCTGGCCGAGCTGGCCCAGACGACGGAGGCCCTGGTGGCGCGGGCCAGCCAGGACCCGGGGCTGCGCGGCGTGTTCTCCTCCTACACCGCCAACACGCCGCTGCTGGACGTGGAGGTGGACCGCGAGAAGGCGCTGGCATTGGGCGTACCGCTGGACGCGGTGTTCTCCACGCTCCAGGTGTACCTGGGCAGCCAGTACGTCAATGACTTCACCTTCGCCAGCCGCGTGTACCGCGTGTACGTGCAGGCCGCCGTCCCCTTCCGCAACGAGCCCCAGGACATCAATGCCCTCTATGTGAAGTCGGCGACGGGGCAGATGGTGCCCCTGGAGTCCCTGGTGCGCGTCAGACCCATCACCAGCGCGCAGAACATCCAGCACTACAACCTCTATCGCTCCGCCGGGCTGAATGGACAGGCGGCGCCGGGCTCCAGCACCGGACAGGCGCTGGAGGCAATGGAGCGGGTGGCCCGGCAATCCCTGCCCGCGGGCTACACCTTCGAGTGGACGGGCCTGTCCCAGGAGCAGAAGCAGGCGGGTGGCAGCGTCATGCTCATCTTCGGCCTGGGCGTCGTCTTCGTCTTCCTGGTGCTGGCCGCGCAGTACGAGAGCTTCGCCCTGCCCACCGTCATCCTCCTGGGCGTGCCGGTGGCCATGCTGGGCGCGCTCGCCCTGCAGAACCTGCGCGGGCTGCAGAACGACGTGTTCTGCCAGGTGGGGCTCGTCATGCTGGTGGGCCTGTCGAGCAAGAACGCCATCCTCATCGTCGAGTTCGCCGAGCAGCTCCGCGGCGAGGGGCGCAGCGTGGTGGACGCCGCCATCCACTCCGCCCAGACGCGCCTGCGCCCCATCCTCATGACGTCCTTCGCCTTCCTCATGGGCGTGGTGCCGCTGATGCTCGCCTCCGGCGCGGGCGCCTCCGCGCGCAAGTCATTGGGCACCACCGTCTTCGGCGGCATGCTGCTGTCCACCTTCGTCAATCTCATCTTCATCCCCGTCCTGTATGTCGTCGTCGAGGCCACGCGCCTGCGCCTGCGCGGCCGCCCCGCGCACACGCCCCCCGGTGACCCGACGCCTCCCACGGGCGGCCCGCACGCCACCGAGTCCGGGTGA